CGCGTCCGCTTCGTCGATCACTACCGCCACCGGCCCGATCGCGTCGAGGATCCCGAGGATGCGCTCCAGGTTCGACTCCGTCTGCCCCTGCCACATCGAGCGGAAGTTCTGAAGCTCGACCACCGGTATCCCGATCTCCGCCGCGAAGCACCTGACGATGAAGCTCTTCCCCGTACCCACCGGCCCGCAGATCAGGAACCCCATCGGCACCACGTCGAGCCGCCCCTGCCGCAGCGCGTTCGCGGCTTCGCGCAGGAGCGCCTTCGCGTTCTCGTGCCCCGCCACCGCGTCGAGGCCCACGTCGCTCGTCATGAACTCCAGCAGTCCCCCGCTGGACTCCTCGATGAGACGCTTCTTCTCGCGCGTCAGGGCGTCCGGGTCGAGCGCAGCCCCTCCCGCCTCGGCCTCGGCGAGCAGGCTCTCGAGGTTCAGGCGCGTGAGCCCACCCGTGAGCACCGCCGCCCGCCGCGCATCGATCCGCGCGAAGGTGTCCGGCGTGCCGCCCCGGCCCGTGAGGTACGCATATCGTTCCTCCTCGCTCGGCACCGGGACTGCGATCTCGACCGTCCGCGCGTCGGCGATCAGGGAGGCGTTGAGCGACGCCGTGCTCTCGGCGATGAGGCAGAAGGTCACCTCGCGCTGGAGGAAGAGCGGGTCGCTCGCCCAGCGGCGCAGCGTGACGATGGAGCCGCGGTCCTCCACCGACAGCTGGCCCGGCTCGCCCGCGGGCGCGACCGTCTCGCCATAGTCCACGATCACGCAGGCTGAAAAGCGCCGGTTCTCGGTCAGTTGGGCGCGGACGTAGCCCTCCACCAGCTGGAGCGCGCGGTCGGGGTCGCGCGGCTGCGACTGCGCGAGCGTAGTGCCGTTCTGCTTGTCGTAGGCTTTGAGGAGCGTCTTGAAGTCGTCCTCGACGCCGCTGTCGGTGAAGCGGATCCCGGCGCCGCGGTCGTAGGTGACCACTGCGGCGCGGTCGGAGAAGACCGTCTCCGCCAGATACTCGCGCATCGCGCCATAGCGGCGCGCGCCGAGTGGATGGAGGTCACGGACGCCCGGGCCGTGGAGGATGAAGAAGTTCACGGCGCCCTGTTTCATGCGCTTGCGGAGCTTCTGTGCCCACTCGCCCTGGGGCGGGGCGTCGTAGCGCTCGCGCTCGGGTGGCGGGCCGCCGAAGAGCGGCACCGGGTCAGCGCCTCGCCTGGCCGGCGACCAGCGCGGTGGCGGCCTCCGGCGTCGCGTACAACTCGCGAACCTTGCGCAAGAAGCCCTCGGGGTCCTTCAGCTGGTCGAGCACGAACTGGATTGCGCGCTCGTCGTCGCGCGAGGCGATGATCTCCTCGGGGATGTGCCACATCTCGACAAACTTGCGGTTGAACTTGGCGATCTTGCCGGGGTCGTCCACGACCAGGATCCCGTCGGCTGTGGACTCGAGTGCCGCGGTGAGCACCGACAGCGTCTGGCGCTGATCCTGGGCGGCTCGCTGCCGGTCGGTGATGTCGACCAGGATGCCGTGGAAGAGGGTCTCGCCCGATTCCGGGTCCTGGACGGCAGTGCACGCGCGTCGAGGACCGTGCGGATCTCGCCGTCGAGCCGCCGGATCTGGAACTCGAACTCGCGCACCGCGCCGTCGTGCCTCAGCAGCTCCAGCTCCCGCGCCCGCTGCTCCGGGTCCACGAAAAGGTCGTAGGCGGTGAAACGCTTGAACTCGTCCAGCGACGAGACCCCGATCATCTCCAGGAACGCGCGGTTCGCGTCGAGAACCTCGCCCCTGACGTTCGACACGTAGATCCCCTCGCGCAGATTGCCGACCAGGGCGCGAAGTGTCTCGGCGTCGCTGAGGCTTCGAAGGCGGGTGCCGCCGGAGGTGCGGTTCACGGGCCGAATCTGCATTGCGGGGACGGTTTGCGACAGACCGGGCCATGCCTCTGGCCGAAATCGCCGGATGATCGCACCTTTCGTGGACATTCCCTCAACTCATGGCGGTTCTTCGATGTCGGTCCCGGCCCGGCTCATGTGTGGCGTGATCACGGCAACCTGTCTCGCGGTCGTCGCTTGCGGGGCGCAGGCGCAGTCGCTCCCCGCCGACGGCGACAGCGCCCTCGCCCGCCTCAACGTTTCGCCCCGCCACGGGGAGTGGGTGAGAGTGGACGCCGGCGGCGGCGACAGCGTCATGGCGTGGGTGGTGTACCCCGAGCGCCAGGGCCGCGCGCCTGTAGTCGTGGTGATCCACGAGATCTACGGCCTCACCGATTGGATCCGCGGCGTGGCGGACCAGCTCGCGGCGGAGGGGTTCATCGCCATCGCGCCGGACCTGTTGAGCGGGAAGGGGGCGAACGGCACCGGCACGCCGGCCGACCGGCAGGAAGCGGTGCGGCTGGTTCGGGCGCTGGCCCCGGACGAGGTGGCGCGTCGGCTGGCCTCCGCCGCGACCTACGCCACGCGTCTCCCGGCGGCCCGGGATCGGGTGGCGAGCATCGGCTTTTGCTGGGGCGGCTCGACCAGCTTCGCGTTCGCGACCAACTTCGCGAGCCTGCGCGGGGCGGTGGTGTACTATGGCACCGCGCCGGACTCCACGGCCCTTCCGCGCATCAACGGTCCGGTGCTCGGCCTCTACGGCGGCGACGATGCGCGCGTGACCGCGACGGTGGAGCCCACGCGCGGGGCGATGTCCCTTCTCAACAAGCGTTACGATCCGCGCGTGTACGACGGGGCGGGGCACGGCTTCCTGCGCGATCAGGCGGGCCGCGCCGGCGCGAACCGCCGCGCTGCCGAGCAGGCGTGGCCGGCGACGGTCGCGTTCCTGCGGGACGCCCTTGGCCGATGAAGCGGTTACCGCGGGTTGCGCAACGGGTTTTGACTAGCGAGTTTTTCCTCCGCGCGCCGCTAGCTCAATTGGCAGAGCAACTGACTCTTAATCAGTAGGTTGATGGTTCGATTCCATCGCGGCGCATTCCTCTAGCGGCACATCAAACTAGCCCAACTCTTGCCGGTCGGCCGCCACACGGCCACCGACCGCGATCCGGGGTGGCGCTGGACATCGCGGGCGAGGCGAGGAATGTTCTTCCGGTGAGGACCAAGGCGAGGTGCGTATGCCCGTCCAACGCTTGAAGGAGTTCCTCGACGCTAACGGCGTCAAGTACGTCGAGATCAGCCACTCGCCGGGCTACACCGCGCAGGAGCTGGCCGCCGCGGCGCACGTCCCCGGCAAGGAGTGGGCGA
The nucleotide sequence above comes from Gemmatimonadales bacterium. Encoded proteins:
- a CDS encoding PAS domain-containing protein; the protein is MLTAALESTADGILVVDDPGKIAKFNRKFVEMWHIPEEIIASRDDERAIQFVLDQLKDPEGFLRKVRELYATPEAATALVAGQARR
- a CDS encoding dienelactone hydrolase family protein, which encodes MSVPARLMCGVITATCLAVVACGAQAQSLPADGDSALARLNVSPRHGEWVRVDAGGGDSVMAWVVYPERQGRAPVVVVIHEIYGLTDWIRGVADQLAAEGFIAIAPDLLSGKGANGTGTPADRQEAVRLVRALAPDEVARRLASAATYATRLPAARDRVASIGFCWGGSTSFAFATNFASLRGAVVYYGTAPDSTALPRINGPVLGLYGGDDARVTATVEPTRGAMSLLNKRYDPRVYDGAGHGFLRDQAGRAGANRRAAEQAWPATVAFLRDALGR
- a CDS encoding ATP-binding protein, producing the protein MPLFGGPPPERERYDAPPQGEWAQKLRKRMKQGAVNFFILHGPGVRDLHPLGARRYGAMREYLAETVFSDRAAVVTYDRGAGIRFTDSGVEDDFKTLLKAYDKQNGTTLAQSQPRDPDRALQLVEGYVRAQLTENRRFSACVIVDYGETVAPAGEPGQLSVEDRGSIVTLRRWASDPLFLQREVTFCLIAESTASLNASLIADARTVEIAVPVPSEEERYAYLTGRGGTPDTFARIDARRAAVLTGGLTRLNLESLLAEAEAGGAALDPDALTREKKRLIEESSGGLLEFMTSDVGLDAVAGHENAKALLREAANALRQGRLDVVPMGFLICGPVGTGKSFIVRCFAAEIGIPVVELQNFRSMWQGQTESNLERILGILDAIGPVAVVIDEADAALGSRDVGGHDSGVSERVFASLAAFMGDTRRRGRVLWFLMTSRPDLVPVDLKRQGRAEEHLALFPPATPEERAVVFEALRRRLKIPLAPDVQPATLFGDAASLSAADIEAILVRASRRMAAAGLKTMNAALLAGLIQDFQPPTYPLEIEYQKLIAAVECTSRALLPPDLAAMSNAAIAGRLAELRAALGR